In Sulfurisphaera javensis, a single genomic region encodes these proteins:
- a CDS encoding translation initiation factor IF-2 subunit beta yields the protein MATEEEYVKLLDRLYAKLPERVQKVSGQALPNLIILSIGNSTIIKNFSEYCDRIRREDKLCAKYLLKELAAPGNIDENGQLVIQGKFSSASINKIMDRFLKTYVQCSTCKSLDTVLVKEKKAWYISCLACGAKTPVKPL from the coding sequence GTGGCTACAGAAGAGGAATACGTTAAATTATTAGATAGGCTTTATGCAAAACTTCCTGAAAGAGTCCAAAAAGTTAGTGGTCAAGCTCTACCTAATTTAATTATATTATCCATTGGGAATAGTACAATTATAAAGAATTTTAGTGAATATTGTGATAGAATAAGAAGGGAAGATAAACTTTGTGCAAAATATTTGCTTAAAGAACTAGCCGCTCCAGGGAATATTGATGAAAACGGACAACTTGTAATTCAAGGTAAGTTCTCTTCTGCTAGTATAAACAAAATCATGGATAGATTCCTAAAGACTTATGTACAATGTAGTACATGTAAGAGCTTAGATACGGTTTTAGTAAAAGAAAAGAAAGCATGGTATATTTCATGTTTAGCTTGTGGTGCAAAGACTCCAGTAAAACCGTTGTGA
- a CDS encoding DUF424 domain-containing protein codes for MKVSLNVIRRDGYVFVNICELELLGKTFKEGDINLVINKEFYEGQEVSIDYAFSLLNEASVVSMVGNKVVDEALKRGLIKEEGVISVQGIKFAQIYNM; via the coding sequence ATGAAAGTTAGTCTAAATGTAATTAGAAGAGATGGATATGTTTTCGTTAATATTTGTGAATTAGAACTTCTTGGGAAAACATTTAAAGAAGGAGATATTAACTTAGTTATAAATAAGGAGTTCTATGAGGGGCAAGAAGTTTCAATTGATTATGCTTTCTCCTTACTTAATGAAGCTAGCGTAGTAAGCATGGTAGGAAATAAAGTAGTCGATGAAGCTTTAAAAAGAGGGCTTATAAAAGAAGAAGGTGTGATTTCGGTTCAAGGTATAAAGTTCGCACAAATATATAATATGTGA
- a CDS encoding thiolase family protein yields the protein MDVYIVSAVRTPIGRFGGVFKDIPPYELGAIAIKEALRRANIDPSKVDITIMGNILRAGHGQDLARQAAIKAGIPMEIDGYCVDMVCSSGMISAINATQMIKSGDADIIVAGGMESMSQAMLAIKSDSRWGIKMLLGKKLEFIDTMLMDGLTDPFNMKLMGQEADMVAKAHNITRRELDEVAYESHKRAATATDKGYFSKEIVPVKVDGKEITQDEGIRRDTSIEKLSQLKPAFNPDGVHTAGNSSQISDGASALILMSEKAVKEYKVEPIAKILGYSWVGIESWRFTEAPIFAVKKLLQKLNMDISQFDYFENNEAFAVNNVLYNRYLGVPYDKLNVFGGAIALGHPIGASGARIITTLINVLSTLDGKRGIASICHGTGGSTAIAIELLRPL from the coding sequence ATGGACGTATATATTGTTTCTGCTGTAAGGACTCCAATAGGTAGATTTGGAGGAGTGTTTAAAGATATTCCCCCATATGAATTAGGGGCAATAGCTATTAAAGAAGCTTTAAGAAGAGCTAATATAGATCCTTCAAAAGTTGATATAACAATTATGGGAAACATATTAAGGGCTGGTCACGGCCAAGATCTTGCTAGACAAGCAGCAATTAAGGCTGGTATACCGATGGAAATAGACGGATACTGCGTAGATATGGTTTGTTCTTCTGGGATGATTAGTGCAATAAATGCAACACAGATGATAAAGAGTGGGGACGCTGACATAATAGTAGCTGGAGGAATGGAAAGTATGAGTCAAGCTATGTTAGCAATAAAAAGTGACTCAAGATGGGGTATAAAAATGTTGTTAGGTAAAAAATTAGAGTTTATTGATACAATGTTAATGGATGGTCTAACTGACCCGTTCAATATGAAATTAATGGGACAAGAAGCTGACATGGTTGCTAAGGCTCATAATATTACTAGAAGAGAGCTTGATGAGGTTGCTTATGAAAGTCATAAAAGAGCAGCTACCGCTACCGACAAAGGATATTTTAGCAAAGAAATAGTTCCAGTTAAAGTAGATGGAAAAGAAATAACACAAGACGAAGGAATAAGAAGGGATACCTCAATTGAGAAATTGTCCCAATTAAAGCCAGCTTTTAATCCAGATGGTGTTCATACTGCTGGCAACTCGTCTCAAATATCTGATGGAGCTTCAGCATTAATATTAATGAGTGAAAAAGCGGTCAAAGAATATAAAGTAGAACCAATTGCTAAGATTTTAGGATATAGCTGGGTAGGAATAGAAAGCTGGAGATTTACAGAAGCTCCTATATTTGCTGTAAAGAAATTGCTTCAGAAATTGAATATGGATATTTCTCAGTTTGATTATTTCGAAAACAATGAGGCCTTTGCTGTGAATAATGTTCTATATAATAGATACTTAGGAGTTCCTTACGATAAGCTTAACGTATTTGGTGGCGCTATTGCATTAGGGCATCCTATTGGGGCTAGTGGAGCGAGAATAATTACAACTCTTATAAATGTTTTATCAACTTTAGATGGTAAGAGAGGAATAGCTAGTATTTGTCATGGAACTGGAGGAAGTACAGCAATTGCAATTGAGTTATTAAGGCCTCTATAA
- a CDS encoding translation initiation factor aIF-1A, translating into MAKKKSNEQSSVREVPKPAEGEVICVVKKMLGAEHVQVVCLDGKERLGRIPGKMRKKMWVKEGDVVLAAPWDFQPNKCDIIYKYSESEVRRLEEEQVVSADVIEQLRG; encoded by the coding sequence TTGGCAAAAAAGAAATCAAATGAGCAATCTTCTGTAAGAGAAGTTCCTAAACCAGCTGAAGGAGAAGTTATTTGCGTTGTTAAGAAAATGCTTGGAGCAGAACATGTACAAGTGGTGTGTTTAGATGGAAAAGAAAGATTGGGAAGAATTCCTGGCAAAATGAGAAAGAAAATGTGGGTAAAAGAAGGGGATGTAGTCTTAGCTGCCCCTTGGGATTTTCAGCCAAATAAATGTGATATTATATATAAGTACTCTGAGAGTGAAGTTAGAAGACTTGAAGAGGAACAAGTAGTTTCTGCAGATGTAATAGAACAGCTAAGAGGATGA
- a CDS encoding serine protein kinase RIO, translating into MERKGKKEEKRRKDEDLFKVVDSTLDTRTYYLLFQLSRRLKLKNIYGSISAGKEAKVYPAVTEDGKWYALKIYYVSTAQSKRALEKYTFGDPRFEDIKVNNTKQLISVWARKEFKNLNRLYKNDVRVPEPIYVLENILVMQFIGENGVRAPLLKELLDEEINENLYTDIIDQIEKMVNKAELVHGDLSEYNIMVWEDKCYIIDVSQAIDINHPNALELVKRDIDNINAFFESKGIQVIETEEILRRLKIYQNEDQN; encoded by the coding sequence TTGGAAAGAAAGGGGAAAAAAGAAGAGAAAAGGAGAAAAGATGAAGATCTTTTTAAAGTAGTTGATTCAACTTTAGATACAAGGACATATTATCTACTTTTTCAATTATCAAGAAGATTAAAACTAAAAAATATTTATGGTTCTATTTCTGCTGGAAAAGAAGCTAAAGTCTATCCTGCTGTAACGGAAGATGGAAAATGGTATGCATTAAAAATATACTATGTTTCAACTGCTCAGAGTAAAAGAGCTTTAGAAAAATATACTTTTGGAGATCCAAGATTTGAAGACATTAAGGTAAATAATACCAAGCAATTAATTAGTGTATGGGCAAGAAAAGAATTCAAAAATTTGAATAGATTGTACAAGAACGATGTTAGAGTTCCAGAGCCAATTTACGTACTAGAAAATATATTAGTAATGCAATTTATAGGAGAGAATGGAGTTAGAGCACCACTCTTGAAAGAACTTCTAGATGAAGAAATAAACGAAAATTTGTATACTGACATTATTGATCAGATAGAAAAAATGGTTAATAAAGCAGAGCTAGTACATGGTGATTTAAGTGAGTACAATATTATGGTCTGGGAAGATAAATGCTACATTATCGATGTAAGTCAAGCAATAGATATAAATCACCCTAATGCACTAGAATTAGTTAAGAGAGATATAGATAATATTAACGCGTTTTTTGAAAGTAAGGGAATCCAAGTGATTGAAACTGAGGAAATATTAAGGAGACTGAAGATATATCAGAATGAGGATCAAAATTGA
- the rnhB gene encoding ribonuclease HII has protein sequence MIVIGIDEAGRGSLIGPMIVAGVAIDENKLNFLKKTGVKDSKQLTRNRRNELFGIITLHAEAFTVVKVYPNEIDNENLNELTYKAMIKIIHSLMSFNPRKITIDKVGNTKVVEEEILKMGVEPNIVTNADVNFVEASAASIIAKVIRDNIIDELKLIYGDFGSGYPADPRTVEWVKKVYGSYSSPPPIIRRSWKILQEIAPKYYIRKW, from the coding sequence ATGATTGTTATTGGAATTGATGAGGCTGGAAGAGGATCATTAATAGGTCCTATGATAGTCGCTGGAGTAGCCATAGATGAAAATAAATTAAATTTTTTGAAAAAAACTGGAGTAAAAGATAGCAAGCAGTTAACTAGGAACAGAAGAAACGAGTTATTTGGAATAATTACTTTGCATGCTGAAGCATTTACTGTAGTAAAAGTATATCCAAATGAGATAGATAATGAAAATCTTAATGAATTAACTTATAAAGCAATGATAAAGATTATTCATTCCCTTATGTCATTTAATCCACGAAAGATAACTATAGACAAGGTTGGAAACACTAAAGTTGTAGAGGAAGAAATATTAAAAATGGGTGTAGAACCAAACATCGTTACAAATGCTGATGTAAACTTTGTTGAAGCGAGTGCTGCAAGTATTATTGCTAAGGTAATAAGGGATAATATTATTGATGAATTAAAACTCATTTATGGTGATTTTGGTAGCGGTTATCCAGCAGACCCTAGAACGGTTGAGTGGGTTAAAAAAGTTTATGGCTCTTATTCTTCTCCTCCTCCTATAATAAGGAGAAGTTGGAAAATTTTACAAGAGATTGCTCCCAAATATTATATTAGGAAATGGTAA
- a CDS encoding KH domain-containing protein codes for MYITVPDEKINLIKSIIPRLEEISNTKIELNERTKSINVTPLNNNAYDAMKVISIIKAIGVGFDPEDAMKLMKDDYILEIIDLKDVSNGPDDLKRIKGRIIGEKGKTKKIIQEYTGVNIIITDHYVGILGNVEQADIAKRAIEMLIKGREHSTVYKYLDRAERDLYLFKINRALKEGLNNT; via the coding sequence ATGTACATTACTGTACCTGATGAGAAGATTAATTTAATAAAATCTATTATACCTAGGCTAGAAGAAATAAGCAATACTAAAATAGAACTTAATGAAAGAACTAAATCTATTAATGTAACTCCTTTAAATAATAACGCTTATGACGCGATGAAGGTAATATCTATTATAAAAGCTATTGGTGTAGGTTTTGATCCAGAAGATGCAATGAAACTTATGAAAGATGATTATATTTTAGAAATAATAGATTTGAAAGATGTAAGTAATGGACCGGACGATCTAAAGAGGATTAAAGGAAGAATAATAGGCGAAAAGGGAAAGACTAAGAAAATAATTCAAGAGTACACTGGAGTAAATATAATTATTACAGACCATTATGTAGGAATTCTTGGAAACGTAGAACAAGCCGATATTGCTAAAAGAGCTATAGAGATGCTAATTAAAGGGAGAGAGCATTCTACAGTTTATAAGTATTTAGATAGAGCTGAAAGAGATCTCTACTTATTTAAAATTAATAGAGCATTAAAAGAAGGATTGAATAATACTTAA
- a CDS encoding TGS domain-containing protein: MVTNLPAEAKAKWLKYMDAKTTEEKIKALQEFLSAVPKHKGTENLVYWAKRRLAELKEEAQLERKKSSSLGKGLQFFIEKEGAGQVVLIGNNELRNKLMKILTNVRSDPKELPIPGMMQYQDVKIQLVNPPPLIFEARALVGRILGLIKNADSLLIVVNGKEEFNNIKDFLENNGVYLKKPKGKVIIDRSRYGNSGIRIVVLGKLVNTSEVEVKNYLESFGIKSALVKILGEVTLDDIEKEVFETAFYKQAVVTTNEAFSVDEDAITVVRLSEIEKLKEAIFKSLDVIRVYTKEPGEKPTLEPLTVKRGTTVIEVARKLHNDLAENFKYARVWGKSVKFQGQKVGADYVLEDGDIVEIHAR; the protein is encoded by the coding sequence ATGGTAACAAACTTACCAGCTGAGGCAAAAGCTAAATGGCTAAAATATATGGATGCTAAAACTACTGAAGAGAAAATTAAAGCATTGCAAGAATTTCTAAGTGCAGTTCCAAAACATAAAGGAACTGAAAATTTAGTATATTGGGCTAAAAGACGGTTAGCTGAATTAAAAGAGGAAGCACAGCTAGAAAGAAAGAAGTCGTCTTCACTAGGTAAAGGGCTACAATTCTTCATAGAGAAAGAGGGGGCTGGCCAAGTTGTTCTAATAGGAAATAACGAACTTAGAAATAAGTTAATGAAAATACTGACTAATGTTAGGAGCGATCCTAAAGAGCTTCCTATCCCCGGAATGATGCAGTATCAAGATGTAAAGATACAACTAGTAAATCCTCCGCCTCTGATATTTGAAGCTAGAGCACTAGTAGGAAGAATATTAGGTTTAATAAAGAATGCTGATTCTTTACTTATTGTAGTTAATGGCAAGGAGGAATTCAATAATATAAAGGACTTCCTAGAAAATAATGGAGTATATCTTAAGAAACCTAAGGGTAAAGTAATAATAGATAGAAGCAGATATGGGAATAGTGGTATAAGGATAGTAGTTCTAGGTAAATTAGTTAATACATCAGAAGTAGAAGTTAAAAATTATCTAGAAAGTTTTGGAATAAAGAGTGCTCTAGTGAAGATTTTAGGAGAAGTTACCCTAGATGACATAGAAAAAGAAGTATTTGAAACAGCGTTTTATAAGCAAGCTGTTGTTACTACAAATGAAGCTTTCTCAGTGGATGAAGATGCAATAACAGTTGTAAGATTAAGCGAAATAGAAAAATTAAAAGAGGCTATATTTAAGTCACTTGACGTTATCAGAGTCTATACTAAAGAACCTGGAGAAAAACCAACCTTAGAGCCATTAACGGTTAAACGAGGAACTACGGTGATTGAAGTAGCTAGGAAATTGCATAATGACCTAGCTGAGAACTTTAAATATGCAAGAGTTTGGGGTAAATCAGTTAAGTTTCAAGGTCAAAAAGTAGGTGCTGATTATGTATTAGAAGACGGAGACATAGTAGAGATACATGCCAGATAA
- a CDS encoding tRNA (N(6)-L-threonylcarbamoyladenosine(37)-C(2))-methylthiotransferase yields the protein MLKVYIETYGCALNKGDSYIMMTLLKESGHEIVENYSQADAIILNTCAVRLETEERMKQRIKELRKIGKKLVIAGCLVSSEPALVMNLAPESSLVGAQSVDKIVEAVESPTRRIFLEDSKELITPRVFEGKISIIPIADGCAGDCNFCITKLARKKLRSYPPRSIVNAVKEAITNGAVEIELTAQDTAAYGLDINYSLPELIKDVLEIEGNYMIRIGMMTPELAMKEIDDIIEIMKDRRVYKFLHLPVQSGDDRVLKLMNRKYTVDEYKQLIKEIRNKIPLVNITTDIIIGHPGEDEEAFNNTLGLIKELKFERIHLAMYSIRPNTKSALMPQVPDPVKKERMRIANKVYEDVAYSVHSEYIGSNSLVITTEYGKKGSIIGRTINYIPVIVKDYNKLGDWINVKITEASFFDLRGQLIQ from the coding sequence ATTTTGAAGGTTTACATTGAAACTTATGGTTGCGCATTAAATAAAGGAGACTCATATATAATGATGACATTGCTAAAAGAGAGTGGGCATGAAATAGTTGAAAATTATTCTCAAGCTGACGCTATTATACTAAATACTTGTGCGGTTAGATTAGAAACTGAGGAGAGGATGAAACAAAGAATCAAAGAGCTAAGAAAAATAGGAAAGAAACTAGTAATAGCTGGTTGTTTAGTGAGTTCAGAACCAGCTCTAGTTATGAATTTAGCCCCCGAAAGCAGTTTAGTTGGAGCTCAAAGTGTAGATAAGATAGTTGAAGCTGTTGAAAGTCCAACAAGAAGAATTTTCTTGGAAGATAGTAAAGAACTCATTACACCAAGAGTATTTGAGGGAAAAATTTCTATCATTCCAATTGCAGATGGATGTGCGGGTGATTGTAATTTCTGTATTACTAAACTTGCAAGAAAAAAACTTAGGAGTTATCCTCCTAGAAGCATAGTCAATGCAGTCAAAGAAGCTATAACGAATGGAGCAGTTGAAATAGAACTTACAGCTCAAGATACTGCAGCATATGGGTTAGATATTAATTATAGTTTGCCAGAACTAATTAAAGATGTATTAGAAATCGAAGGAAACTATATGATAAGAATTGGTATGATGACACCAGAACTTGCAATGAAAGAAATAGACGATATAATAGAAATTATGAAAGATAGACGAGTATATAAATTCTTACATTTACCTGTACAAAGCGGAGATGACAGAGTATTAAAACTAATGAATAGAAAATATACTGTTGATGAATATAAGCAACTTATTAAAGAAATAAGAAATAAAATTCCATTAGTAAATATCACAACTGATATTATAATAGGCCATCCAGGAGAAGACGAAGAAGCTTTTAATAACACCTTAGGACTCATAAAAGAACTAAAATTCGAGAGAATTCATTTAGCAATGTATTCTATAAGGCCAAACACAAAAAGTGCTTTGATGCCTCAGGTCCCTGATCCCGTTAAAAAGGAGAGAATGAGAATAGCAAATAAAGTATATGAAGACGTAGCATATTCCGTTCACTCAGAATACATAGGATCTAATTCCTTAGTCATTACTACAGAATATGGTAAAAAAGGCTCAATAATAGGAAGAACAATAAATTATATTCCAGTAATAGTGAAGGACTATAATAAACTTGGAGATTGGATTAATGTAAAAATAACTGAGGCTTCATTTTTTGACCTAAGAGGGCAATTAATTCAATGA
- a CDS encoding type II secretion system F family protein — MAITSSKKKEQNENSVKISQIDLLFYKSPLVEPLSKSLDKKLKQAGLSDDPKLYASRILFFLLFSIIVGIILIFFGLIFIREFEITRLSKYAVVGIMGLLFGIIIPVVTYLALISNVSQKVDSRRIGIEAETPAFSALFLVFLRSGLSPRLLFENLAKTRAFNHMNQVSKYIVKRINFLGESVETAINSSIKIVPSKLYDDLMTTYVTAIRTGAPVFETMQSKIKDILRNMELAASKAADNLSGVGEGYVTWLASGFISFFLILILEAVFPQLHVLPIGLLGAFAVLGIPLVNILFVWVVDQTQYKFPEKQLKADKMFLMLFPVGIVLGIIFMIILEPIIAKIMHETPIAPKFMLIGLFTLSGNLNYIPATVIGLTLGLIISVIPPYVIARRELKEGTGYDIYVARFLRAIGEGTRAGLSPETVIKNLKDSKELGKLQIILKRVYAYINLGIPIKDAFRKAADIIIDFSTKIAFTSLADMIEIGSLTPESVETLADQLDSQIRIRREYYAKIKILLYMPYVGSILALIATIILSSAIISLLSSSSFITSYGPLAAAQALVPRAVYIASLSSVFNAYTAGLLVGKLASGRIANGYLHSAILLVITMILVLITLSIKFSFVSPVAPSL; from the coding sequence ATGGCTATTACTTCTAGTAAGAAAAAAGAACAAAATGAAAATAGTGTGAAAATTTCACAAATTGATTTATTATTTTATAAATCTCCTTTAGTCGAGCCTTTATCTAAATCTCTTGATAAGAAACTTAAGCAAGCTGGGCTTTCAGATGATCCAAAACTTTATGCTTCCAGGATACTATTTTTCTTATTATTTAGTATAATTGTAGGAATAATATTAATTTTCTTCGGTTTAATATTTATAAGAGAATTTGAAATAACTAGACTTTCTAAATACGCAGTTGTTGGAATTATGGGTCTTTTATTTGGTATAATAATCCCAGTAGTAACTTATTTAGCGTTAATATCAAATGTCTCCCAAAAAGTTGATAGTAGGAGAATCGGAATTGAGGCAGAAACTCCAGCATTTTCAGCTTTGTTCCTAGTATTCCTAAGAAGTGGCCTTTCACCGAGATTATTATTTGAAAACTTAGCTAAGACAAGAGCTTTTAATCATATGAACCAAGTCTCTAAATATATTGTAAAAAGGATTAACTTCTTAGGAGAATCAGTAGAAACAGCGATAAACAGTTCTATAAAAATTGTTCCATCTAAACTTTATGATGATTTGATGACCACTTATGTAACTGCAATAAGAACTGGTGCACCAGTTTTTGAGACAATGCAATCAAAAATTAAAGATATATTAAGGAATATGGAATTAGCAGCATCGAAAGCAGCTGACAATCTTTCAGGTGTTGGTGAAGGTTATGTAACATGGTTAGCTTCTGGTTTTATAAGCTTCTTTTTAATTCTTATATTAGAAGCAGTATTTCCTCAGTTACATGTTTTACCAATAGGACTTTTAGGAGCTTTTGCAGTCCTTGGTATTCCATTAGTTAATATTCTGTTTGTTTGGGTTGTTGATCAAACGCAATATAAGTTCCCAGAGAAGCAATTAAAAGCTGATAAAATGTTTCTAATGTTATTTCCCGTTGGTATTGTTTTAGGAATTATATTCATGATAATTTTAGAGCCAATAATAGCAAAAATTATGCATGAAACTCCAATAGCCCCAAAATTTATGTTAATAGGTTTATTTACTTTATCTGGTAATTTAAATTATATTCCAGCAACAGTTATAGGTTTAACTTTAGGTTTAATTATATCAGTGATTCCTCCTTATGTTATTGCAAGAAGAGAATTGAAAGAAGGTACAGGGTATGATATTTATGTAGCAAGATTCCTTAGGGCTATTGGTGAAGGTACTAGGGCTGGTTTATCTCCAGAAACTGTCATTAAAAATTTGAAAGATTCCAAAGAACTAGGAAAATTACAAATAATACTAAAAAGAGTTTATGCCTATATTAATTTAGGAATTCCAATAAAAGATGCTTTCAGAAAGGCTGCTGACATAATAATAGATTTCTCTACAAAAATAGCCTTTACCTCTCTTGCTGACATGATAGAGATAGGAAGTTTAACACCAGAATCAGTTGAAACTCTTGCAGATCAGCTTGATTCCCAAATAAGAATAAGGAGAGAGTACTATGCGAAAATTAAAATTTTACTCTATATGCCTTATGTAGGTTCAATTCTTGCACTAATAGCTACTATAATACTTTCGTCAGCTATAATATCTCTCTTAAGTTCAAGTAGTTTTATAACTAGTTACGGTCCTTTAGCTGCTGCTCAAGCTTTGGTACCGAGGGCAGTATATATTGCTTCATTATCATCAGTATTTAATGCTTATACTGCTGGACTATTAGTGGGAAAATTAGCTTCTGGAAGAATTGCTAATGGATATTTGCACTCTGCAATACTTCTGGTAATAACTATGATTCTAGTATTAATAACTCTTTCAATAAAGTTTTCATTTGTGTCACCAGTAGCACCTAGCCTATAA
- a CDS encoding 60S ribosomal export protein NMD3, with product MTRKFCVVCGREDGEFIGPLCVDCYIKTKDLVKMPRKIQGKYCKICGAEWANGKWIRSRDKTLSPIESIIYREIGKNVEVDPNVEEINYQIENIWKDVNGHNFVTINVSGKIKGKEFSISKIVNLDIEKTICSSCIKKKSRYYEAIVQLRFKEGEIDSKKRTIFESFFTDDIIDNLSDVVEGKEGVDYYFINKTIAKRLVSNFTSMVKDVKIVESYQNETIKNGKKFAKLVISVRV from the coding sequence ATGACAAGAAAATTTTGTGTAGTTTGTGGAAGGGAAGATGGTGAATTTATAGGACCTTTATGTGTAGACTGTTATATAAAAACCAAGGATTTAGTTAAAATGCCTAGAAAAATACAAGGAAAATATTGTAAAATATGTGGTGCTGAATGGGCCAATGGAAAATGGATAAGAAGCAGAGATAAAACGCTTTCTCCCATAGAGTCTATTATTTATAGAGAAATTGGTAAGAATGTTGAAGTCGATCCTAATGTTGAGGAAATAAACTATCAAATAGAAAACATTTGGAAAGATGTTAATGGTCATAATTTTGTTACCATTAACGTATCTGGTAAAATAAAAGGAAAAGAATTCAGTATTTCTAAGATAGTTAATTTAGACATAGAAAAAACTATATGTTCTTCCTGTATAAAGAAAAAGTCAAGGTATTATGAAGCTATTGTGCAGTTAAGATTTAAGGAAGGAGAAATTGATTCAAAAAAGAGGACTATATTCGAATCTTTCTTCACAGACGATATAATTGATAATCTATCAGATGTTGTAGAAGGGAAAGAAGGAGTGGATTATTATTTTATTAACAAGACTATTGCAAAAAGACTTGTATCGAACTTTACCTCAATGGTGAAAGACGTTAAGATTGTAGAAAGTTATCAAAATGAAACTATCAAAAACGGTAAAAAATTTGCCAAATTAGTTATATCAGTAAGAGTATGA